A part of Homalodisca vitripennis isolate AUS2020 unplaced genomic scaffold, UT_GWSS_2.1 ScUCBcl_9592;HRSCAF=18130, whole genome shotgun sequence genomic DNA contains:
- the LOC124374683 gene encoding sentrin-specific protease 2-like yields MRLLERRSIFYATVPVTYSVDTYFFETWERGGYDRVKSAFKGINLFSRDMILFPLHLRDYEGGHWALIAVKPKLNLIRSLDSLGHPRTKEMRVILEFMENNAAERKVIFDRDVWIICNTPDECPKQQNATDCGAFVCAYAELLSAGDTPSGKNHQPPGNPKRRSSGA; encoded by the coding sequence ATGCGGTTGTTGGAAAGGAGGAGTATTTTCTACGCCACCGTACCTGTGACCTATTCTGTAGACACATATTTTTTTGAGACCTGGGAAAGAGGGGGCTACGATCGAGTGAAGAGCGCGTTTAAGGGGATCAACCTCTTTTCTAGGGACATGATTCTGTTCCCCTTACACTTAAGGGACTACGAGGGAGGTCACTGGGCACTTATCGCCGTGAAACCAAAACTCAACCTCATCAGGTCACTTGACTCCTTGGGACATCCCCGGACTAAAGAGATGCGAGTGATCCTCGAGTTTATGGAAAATAATGCAGCGGAAAGGAAAGTAATATTTGACAGGGACGTTTGGATAATATGCAACACACCAGACGAGTGCCCCAAACAACAAAACGCTACGGACTGTGGAGCGTTCGTATGCGCCTACGCAGAACTCTTGTCAGCGGGGGACACGCCGTCGGGGAAAAACCATCAACCCCCTGGAAACCCGAAAAGACGTAGCTCGGGCGCTTAG